A genomic segment from Rhodothermaceae bacterium encodes:
- a CDS encoding DUF4389 domain-containing protein, with protein MRYPTHLEIPYQDHQSRLSVLLRLPLVLPTMLIVNFFAPFMSLSRFLVGLSIVFFAHYPKWLFELNMSSCRFEFRSLVYLLLLTDEYPTFQKNAGILVEIDYPDEDDVSLARLLPLLKWLFAIPHVIILSLFSLLLCLITPVCWLSVLLMGRYPDRVFSFAGGVLRWWLRVYAYGWMLATDQYPPFSLEE; from the coding sequence ATGAGATATCCCACACATCTTGAAATTCCCTATCAGGATCACCAGAGTCGATTGAGCGTCCTGCTTCGTCTGCCTTTGGTTCTGCCGACAATGCTGATCGTGAATTTCTTCGCACCCTTTATGTCTCTGAGCCGTTTTCTGGTAGGCCTTTCAATTGTGTTCTTTGCCCACTACCCCAAGTGGCTGTTCGAATTAAATATGAGCTCCTGTCGGTTTGAGTTTAGGTCGCTGGTCTATCTGTTGCTCCTGACGGATGAATACCCAACGTTTCAAAAGAATGCAGGGATTCTTGTTGAGATTGATTATCCCGATGAAGATGATGTATCTCTCGCCCGCTTGCTCCCTCTGCTGAAATGGTTGTTCGCCATTCCTCATGTAATCATCCTCTCCTTGTTTTCTCTGCTACTTTGTCTCATTACTCCCGTTTGCTGGCTGTCAGTGTTATTGATGGGTCGTTATCCAGATAGGGTATTCAGTTTTGCCGGTGGCGTCTTACGTTGGTGGCTGCGTGTATATGCATACGGTTGGATGTTGGCGACCGATCAATATCCACCGTTCTCATTGGAGGAATAG
- a CDS encoding S9 family peptidase, whose protein sequence is MYRIYFSLLMLSLLCMSTYAQKRALDHDVYEIWNSISDREISYDGRWSFYEYSPEKGDGTLEIRSLTDDELYKIPRGNAAQFTHNSQYVVYLITPPDDTLRAARRADLDEDEMPKDTLGILDLGTGVSHHVPHVRSFEVPDEFTNVVAYLSEETEADSTGKGSMLHVHDFGTTSVTSFAHVQEYLLSANGAHLVYTFEGNDSLDTGLVRVDLSSGAVDTLLSGGGAYERLTFDEAGDQLAFLSSREGHAMDPAEYALYYWRVGTDSARAVATATSDALAEGWWISPDRDPSFSESGDRLYFGTAPKPAAEEEDVDEEETPVLDIWNWRDPLLQPMQLVNMEREKERSYLAVLHLDTEQIIQLAHKAMPNVSVGSDGDANIALGWSNLPYQQQISWDSPRAYDAYVANVLDGTSTLVLEGVQYLPSLSPDAGYVTWWDRDELSWMTLPTEGGQQINLTASIEVPIHNEIHDWPYAPNPYGSAGWSADDREFLFYDRHDIWAVNPSDVSAPRNVTGGLGREQDLQFRYVGLDRDEESISDELMLSAFNMETKASGFYRGHIDSDEYPEELVMMDKRFGSLDKAEDADQLLFTQESFTESRDLWTSSLDLSDMTQVSDVNPQQSDYSWGTAELVHWTSLDGIPLTGMLFKPDGFDASQKYPMMVYFYEKMSNGLHQYRPPTTARSSISFSFYVSRGYVVFVPDIPYKVGYPGESALNAVVPGVTMLINQGFVDPDRVGVQGHSWGGYQIAYMITESDLFAAAEAGAPVVNMTSAYGGIRWASGMSRMFQYERTQSRIGGSLWETPLRYLDNSPLFQADKIKTPVLMLHNDDDGAVPWYQGIEFFVALRRLQKPVWMLNYNGEGHGLSKYPNRRDFAIRMQQFFDHYLLDAPAPVWMTKGVPATMKGETLGLEPADDQ, encoded by the coding sequence ATGTACCGCATCTATTTTTCTCTACTAATGCTTTCCTTACTCTGCATGAGCACCTATGCTCAGAAAAGGGCTCTGGACCACGATGTCTACGAAATCTGGAATAGTATCTCTGACCGGGAAATTTCATATGATGGTCGGTGGAGTTTCTACGAATACAGCCCGGAAAAGGGAGATGGAACGCTTGAGATCCGTAGTCTCACAGACGATGAACTGTACAAGATCCCGAGGGGGAACGCTGCCCAGTTTACGCACAATTCCCAGTATGTGGTATACCTGATTACTCCTCCTGACGATACACTGCGTGCTGCCCGTAGAGCAGATCTTGACGAGGATGAAATGCCAAAGGATACCCTCGGTATTCTAGACCTCGGAACCGGAGTATCCCATCATGTACCCCATGTGCGCTCATTTGAAGTCCCGGATGAATTCACCAATGTAGTGGCATATCTCTCGGAAGAGACGGAAGCAGATTCTACTGGCAAAGGCAGCATGCTCCACGTACATGATTTTGGAACCACAAGTGTGACCAGCTTTGCACATGTTCAGGAGTACCTACTCTCCGCAAACGGTGCACATTTGGTGTACACTTTTGAGGGAAATGACTCGCTGGACACCGGACTGGTCCGGGTAGATCTTTCCTCTGGTGCAGTAGACACGCTTCTCTCTGGTGGAGGTGCATATGAGCGTTTGACGTTCGATGAGGCAGGAGACCAGCTGGCGTTTCTGTCCAGCCGTGAGGGACATGCAATGGACCCTGCGGAGTACGCACTCTATTATTGGCGGGTGGGCACCGATAGTGCTCGTGCAGTTGCCACCGCAACCAGTGACGCTCTCGCTGAAGGCTGGTGGATCAGCCCCGACAGAGATCCGTCGTTTTCAGAAAGTGGCGACCGACTCTACTTTGGCACGGCGCCAAAACCGGCGGCCGAAGAGGAAGATGTTGACGAAGAAGAAACGCCCGTCCTAGACATCTGGAACTGGCGGGATCCGCTTTTGCAGCCCATGCAGCTGGTGAATATGGAGCGGGAAAAAGAGCGCTCTTACTTGGCAGTCCTGCATCTGGATACAGAACAGATCATCCAACTGGCACACAAAGCGATGCCGAATGTATCCGTGGGGTCAGACGGGGATGCAAACATTGCGCTCGGCTGGTCAAACCTGCCCTATCAGCAGCAGATCAGTTGGGATTCCCCCAGAGCCTACGATGCCTACGTGGCCAATGTACTTGATGGCACAAGTACATTAGTCCTTGAGGGGGTACAGTATCTCCCATCCCTTTCCCCAGATGCGGGCTATGTCACATGGTGGGACCGCGATGAATTAAGCTGGATGACGCTACCCACTGAAGGCGGTCAGCAGATCAATCTGACTGCGTCGATAGAGGTACCGATTCACAATGAAATTCACGACTGGCCTTATGCTCCCAATCCGTACGGCAGTGCGGGTTGGAGTGCGGATGATCGCGAGTTCTTGTTTTATGATCGGCACGACATATGGGCAGTCAATCCTTCCGATGTATCTGCGCCCCGCAATGTCACTGGCGGTTTGGGCCGCGAACAGGACCTTCAATTCCGTTATGTTGGGCTTGACCGTGATGAAGAGTCTATTTCGGATGAACTCATGCTCTCAGCCTTCAATATGGAAACGAAAGCCTCAGGGTTCTACCGGGGTCATATTGATTCAGATGAGTATCCAGAGGAGCTAGTCATGATGGATAAGCGTTTTGGCTCTTTGGACAAGGCTGAGGACGCTGACCAATTGCTCTTTACACAAGAGAGCTTCACCGAATCCAGAGATCTTTGGACGAGCAGTCTGGATCTGTCTGATATGACGCAGGTGAGCGATGTCAACCCCCAGCAATCGGACTACAGCTGGGGCACTGCCGAGCTTGTCCATTGGACCTCCCTGGATGGCATCCCACTGACAGGGATGCTATTCAAGCCGGATGGGTTTGATGCATCTCAAAAATACCCGATGATGGTGTACTTTTATGAAAAGATGTCCAACGGCCTACACCAGTACCGGCCACCCACCACTGCACGTTCTTCGATCAGTTTTTCCTTCTATGTCAGCCGCGGGTATGTCGTCTTCGTGCCGGACATTCCATATAAAGTGGGCTACCCAGGAGAGAGCGCACTGAATGCAGTCGTTCCCGGCGTAACCATGCTCATTAATCAGGGCTTCGTGGATCCAGATCGCGTTGGGGTGCAGGGACACAGCTGGGGAGGATATCAGATTGCCTATATGATCACAGAATCGGATCTGTTTGCTGCTGCGGAAGCGGGTGCCCCGGTTGTCAATATGACGAGTGCCTATGGCGGAATCCGTTGGGCTAGTGGAATGAGTCGCATGTTTCAATATGAGCGCACCCAAAGCCGGATTGGAGGATCCCTTTGGGAAACTCCACTCAGGTATCTTGATAACTCGCCATTATTCCAGGCTGATAAGATCAAAACCCCGGTCCTTATGCTCCACAATGATGATGATGGTGCTGTGCCGTGGTATCAGGGCATTGAATTTTTTGTGGCCTTGCGACGCTTACAGAAACCGGTCTGGATGCTCAATTACAATGGGGAGGGACATGGGCTGTCAAAGTACCCCAACAGGAGAGACTTCGCCATTCGCATGCAGCAGTTCTTTGACCATTATCTCTTGGATGCACCTGCTCCTGTATGGATGACCAAAGGAGTTCCTGCAACTATGAAAGGCGAAACGCTGGGGCTTGAACCCGCTGATGACCAGTAA
- the pheA gene encoding prephenate dehydratase: protein MKVAFQGEIGAFSEEAAGRLYPGCSVVPLPAMEDVFMAVEAQTVSRGIVPIENSLFGSVHINYDLLRAHQVRIEGEVKLRIRHFLMAKPGARVEDIQRVLSHPQALGQCQTFLKEKLGWSEVVPTYDTAGAAKLIAAEDNLTGAAIGPVRAAQEYGLEVLATDLQSHALNYTRFLALAPENAEKYISAETSLKTSIVFALKQTVPGALFKSLSVFFLRDLDLYKVESRPLIGHPGDYLFYLDVEGDTADPVLQRALEHLGEITTDLRILGSYPRGQTWDGNHVSQ from the coding sequence ATGAAGGTTGCTTTTCAAGGAGAAATTGGTGCATTCAGTGAGGAGGCAGCAGGACGCCTATATCCTGGTTGCAGTGTGGTTCCACTGCCTGCGATGGAAGATGTATTTATGGCGGTTGAAGCCCAGACAGTTTCGCGGGGGATCGTTCCGATTGAGAATTCTCTCTTTGGTAGTGTTCATATCAACTATGACCTTTTGCGTGCGCACCAGGTCAGGATTGAAGGAGAAGTAAAACTTCGCATCCGCCATTTTCTGATGGCCAAGCCTGGTGCCCGGGTTGAGGACATTCAGCGCGTTCTTTCTCATCCACAGGCCCTCGGGCAGTGTCAGACATTTCTGAAGGAAAAGCTTGGTTGGAGTGAGGTTGTCCCCACCTACGATACCGCAGGTGCCGCAAAATTGATTGCGGCGGAAGACAACCTTACAGGTGCTGCGATCGGACCTGTACGGGCTGCTCAGGAGTACGGCTTGGAGGTTCTGGCAACCGACCTGCAGAGTCATGCCCTCAATTACACACGGTTTCTGGCTTTAGCACCAGAAAATGCTGAGAAATACATCTCCGCAGAAACTTCACTTAAGACCTCAATCGTGTTTGCACTAAAACAAACCGTACCTGGTGCTCTATTTAAGAGCCTCAGCGTATTTTTTCTGCGTGATCTGGACCTGTACAAGGTGGAAAGCCGCCCACTGATCGGCCATCCCGGCGATTACCTGTTTTATCTGGATGTTGAAGGAGACACCGCGGATCCTGTGCTTCAGCGAGCTCTTGAGCATCTTGGCGAAATCACCACAGATCTACGCATCCTGGGATCATACCCCCGTGGACAGACCTGGGACGGAAACCACGTAAGTCAGTAG
- the uppS gene encoding di-trans,poly-cis-decaprenylcistransferase — protein MTTDQETMSDRLHVAIIMDGNGRWATERGLPRTAGHHAGVRSLRATVEAAVERQIHTLTLYAFSSDNWQRPRSEVRALMRILAAQLPSQAARCVRQNIRLSIIGRRDRLPDPVLQAVLRAEARTMHCTALHLRLAIDYSARDSLTKAARHVGNNGNGDFLQALMRAYNADSLVPDVDLLIRTGGEQRLSDFLLWECAYAELYFIPDYWPDFDGTKLDTALCAFQKRQRRFGKVSA, from the coding sequence ATGACGACAGACCAAGAAACGATGAGCGATCGACTGCATGTTGCGATCATTATGGACGGCAATGGCCGCTGGGCCACTGAACGTGGTCTTCCGCGCACAGCGGGACATCACGCCGGGGTTCGATCACTCAGAGCAACGGTTGAGGCTGCCGTTGAGCGGCAGATCCATACGCTGACACTGTATGCATTTTCGTCAGATAACTGGCAGCGTCCCCGGAGTGAAGTCAGGGCACTGATGCGGATTCTTGCGGCGCAGTTGCCCAGTCAGGCAGCCCGTTGTGTTCGGCAGAATATTCGGCTGAGTATCATTGGCAGGCGTGATCGTCTGCCAGATCCGGTCTTGCAGGCCGTCCTACGTGCCGAAGCCCGTACGATGCATTGTACGGCTCTGCACCTACGTTTGGCGATTGATTATTCTGCGCGGGACTCTCTCACAAAGGCCGCACGGCATGTTGGGAATAATGGGAATGGAGATTTTCTGCAGGCACTTATGCGAGCTTACAATGCAGACAGCCTTGTACCGGATGTAGACCTTCTGATACGAACCGGCGGGGAACAGCGCCTGAGCGATTTTCTGCTTTGGGAATGTGCCTATGCAGAACTCTATTTCATACCGGATTACTGGCCGGATTTTGACGGAACGAAGCTCGATACGGCTCTTTGTGCATTCCAGAAGCGGCAGCGTCGTTTTGGTAAGGTGTCGGCCTGA
- the solA gene encoding N-methyl-L-tryptophan oxidase produces MNFHSTCRLLSSPHFDIIVIGLGAAGSAALFHVARTGATVLGIDRFVCPHTHGSTHSESRIIRKSYSEGPQYLPLLNRAYTLWSELENISATKLMYLGGCLNIGQPDSEMVRAAQKTAIAGNIRHLLLSSDEVNQRYPGYRLQSDQVALVDLEAGYIQPELCVRTHLRRAAMHGAQCRFGTPVLSCYVQQSRVIVKTDLDTFEASRVILTAGSWMRDFAPVPLMIERVTNSWFTPTGSHFKPAQCPPFILEDATGLKSYGCPDLGSGIKVGLHHAGQVVTHPKEINRKAGLEDEAHTRNVLERIMPEAAGVCRKTTVCIYSNTPDKHYLIDRMYGDDEHVIVGSACSGHGFKASSAVGESLAALALDKPPPVDLSPFKWRWSLKA; encoded by the coding sequence CTGAATTTTCACTCTACGTGTAGACTATTGAGTTCACCTCATTTTGACATCATCGTGATTGGATTGGGAGCAGCTGGCAGTGCAGCATTGTTTCATGTCGCCCGAACGGGAGCTACCGTACTGGGGATTGATCGCTTTGTCTGCCCGCATACGCATGGCTCAACGCACAGCGAGAGCCGAATTATACGAAAAAGCTATTCCGAGGGGCCACAATATCTGCCACTGCTCAACCGGGCCTACACATTGTGGTCTGAACTGGAAAACATATCTGCAACAAAACTCATGTACCTAGGGGGATGTCTCAATATTGGCCAACCCGACAGTGAAATGGTTCGTGCTGCACAAAAAACCGCCATCGCCGGTAACATCCGGCATCTGCTGTTATCCTCCGACGAAGTGAACCAACGCTATCCTGGATATCGCCTCCAATCAGATCAGGTTGCACTCGTTGATCTAGAAGCGGGCTACATCCAGCCCGAACTCTGCGTGCGCACTCATCTTCGAAGAGCTGCAATGCACGGGGCCCAATGTCGGTTTGGGACACCCGTCCTGTCCTGCTACGTCCAACAGAGCCGCGTCATCGTGAAAACGGACCTGGATACCTTTGAAGCATCGCGGGTGATTCTGACGGCTGGGAGTTGGATGCGTGACTTTGCACCTGTACCCCTTATGATTGAGCGTGTCACAAATTCCTGGTTCACACCGACCGGCTCACACTTCAAGCCAGCGCAGTGCCCGCCATTTATTCTGGAGGATGCGACCGGGTTAAAGAGCTATGGCTGTCCCGATCTGGGCAGCGGGATCAAAGTAGGTCTACATCATGCAGGCCAAGTTGTCACACACCCAAAAGAGATCAACCGAAAGGCCGGGCTGGAAGATGAAGCCCACACACGCAATGTCTTGGAGAGAATCATGCCGGAGGCGGCGGGCGTGTGCCGAAAAACGACCGTTTGCATCTATTCAAATACGCCGGACAAACACTATCTCATAGACCGTATGTATGGGGATGACGAGCACGTTATCGTAGGAAGTGCCTGCTCCGGCCATGGGTTCAAAGCCAGTTCTGCAGTTGGTGAATCCTTGGCAGCTCTGGCTCTGGATAAGCCTCCTCCCGTGGATCTCTCGCCATTCAAATGGAGGTGGTCACTAAAGGCGTAA
- a CDS encoding histidine phosphatase family protein, which translates to MPKTVLLLRHGKSDWNADYGQDHDRPLNPRGRRASRAIGRWLTEIGPLPDLILCSTAVRARSTCIMASEAGAWLADVQYERGLYYAAPKDLIHYLQEVPDHIQTAMLVGHQPTWSMTAALLSNHPVNAFPTASMARIDLSVENWERSAPGTGKFIWHQFPKRLPESYYDQNG; encoded by the coding sequence ATGCCTAAGACCGTTCTCCTTCTTCGTCACGGCAAGTCGGATTGGAATGCGGACTACGGCCAGGATCATGACCGGCCGTTGAATCCGCGTGGCAGACGTGCATCCCGTGCCATCGGGCGTTGGCTTACAGAGATAGGGCCCTTGCCGGATCTCATCCTTTGTTCTACTGCTGTCCGTGCTCGTTCCACGTGCATTATGGCCAGTGAGGCGGGTGCGTGGCTGGCAGATGTCCAGTACGAGCGGGGACTTTACTATGCTGCACCGAAAGACCTGATCCATTACCTGCAGGAGGTTCCCGACCATATCCAGACGGCTATGCTGGTGGGGCATCAGCCCACATGGTCCATGACGGCAGCACTTCTATCGAATCATCCGGTGAATGCTTTCCCAACTGCATCCATGGCGAGGATCGATCTTTCGGTCGAAAACTGGGAACGTTCTGCGCCTGGAACTGGGAAGTTCATCTGGCACCAATTCCCCAAGCGATTACCAGAAAGCTATTACGATCAGAACGGCTGA
- a CDS encoding transcriptional regulator: MEGKIFFSSMRVLRKNLDPLIHARVRLGIVSALAAGETLSFRDLKVLLSTSDGNLSRHAQKLEKAGYIECIKSFQGRMPHTEYRLTSKGTEALLSYVEQMEHMLQVARSVTIDEDDFSN, from the coding sequence ATGGAGGGTAAAATTTTTTTCAGTTCGATGAGAGTGCTGCGAAAAAACCTAGATCCCTTGATTCATGCACGGGTACGTCTCGGGATTGTGAGTGCTTTGGCAGCCGGCGAAACCCTTAGTTTCAGGGATCTGAAAGTACTTCTCAGCACGTCGGATGGCAATTTGAGTCGCCACGCTCAAAAATTAGAGAAGGCAGGTTATATCGAATGTATAAAATCTTTTCAGGGCCGAATGCCTCACACAGAATATCGCTTGACCTCCAAAGGGACCGAGGCTCTTCTTTCGTATGTAGAGCAAATGGAGCATATGCTCCAAGTGGCTCGATCTGTGACGATTGATGAGGATGATTTTTCAAACTGA
- a CDS encoding rod shape-determining protein RodA translates to MRRWYRNLDISTLLIWIALCACGLVAIYSSTHGEAQEFLLTTVQNSFGRQRLWLMISTVALVTILSVPMRLLVRMVPLIYLATIGFLILALVIGHEVGGARSWVYFGPIGFQSSELAKVGGLLMAAFVLASRRKEKSILPTAAIAAGALILPALLIILQNDLGTALVFVGLIPVLALCGGVPLRIVGLLILFPVAGYLTILSWPVALGFTVLVGIIAWYGTHSRSWVAAGVIASAMTIGVANFALQYVLQPHQVARIVSFSNPEADEYRANVGFHLVQSKAALGSGGWFGLGFRQGTQTQGRYIPEQSTDFVFSVIGEEWGFVGGILVLLLFAALMLRLLWLARAIDHPFGNLVVAGVAGIFLIHVCVNIGMVLGLLPVIGIPLPFLSYGGSALLTNTTLLGLALACYMRRAEFSLYV, encoded by the coding sequence ATGCGCCGGTGGTATCGAAATCTTGATATCTCAACTCTGTTAATCTGGATTGCCCTGTGTGCCTGTGGACTGGTTGCAATTTATAGCTCTACCCACGGAGAGGCACAGGAATTTTTGCTGACCACAGTCCAGAACAGTTTCGGGCGACAGCGTCTCTGGCTGATGATCTCTACCGTTGCGCTCGTGACCATTCTATCGGTGCCAATGCGTCTATTGGTTCGAATGGTCCCGTTGATTTACTTGGCAACCATCGGATTTTTGATCCTGGCTCTCGTGATTGGCCATGAAGTGGGTGGAGCACGTTCATGGGTCTACTTTGGGCCGATCGGCTTTCAGTCCTCCGAGTTGGCAAAAGTTGGAGGACTGCTTATGGCTGCTTTTGTTTTGGCATCCCGCAGGAAGGAGAAATCAATCCTGCCTACAGCGGCGATTGCTGCCGGAGCTCTTATCCTGCCGGCCCTGTTGATTATTCTCCAGAATGACCTTGGAACCGCACTTGTATTTGTGGGCCTTATACCCGTCCTTGCGCTCTGCGGCGGGGTTCCCCTCAGAATTGTCGGACTCTTGATCCTCTTCCCAGTTGCAGGGTACCTGACAATCCTCAGCTGGCCGGTTGCTTTAGGGTTTACGGTTCTGGTTGGGATTATCGCATGGTATGGAACACATAGCCGCAGCTGGGTGGCCGCTGGGGTGATCGCCAGCGCAATGACCATCGGCGTCGCCAACTTTGCACTGCAGTATGTGCTGCAACCGCATCAGGTTGCCCGTATTGTCTCTTTTTCCAATCCCGAAGCGGATGAGTACCGGGCCAATGTCGGTTTCCACCTCGTGCAATCGAAAGCAGCGCTCGGATCAGGTGGATGGTTTGGGTTGGGATTTCGACAGGGTACCCAAACACAAGGCCGCTATATCCCCGAACAATCTACAGACTTTGTATTCTCCGTCATTGGCGAGGAATGGGGGTTTGTTGGCGGGATCCTGGTCTTATTACTCTTTGCTGCACTGATGCTCCGTTTGCTCTGGCTGGCAAGAGCGATTGACCACCCCTTCGGAAACCTTGTTGTTGCTGGAGTTGCGGGAATATTTTTGATTCATGTATGCGTGAATATCGGCATGGTGCTGGGCTTGCTGCCTGTGATCGGCATTCCATTGCCCTTCCTGTCCTATGGCGGCTCGGCTCTCTTAACCAATACCACACTCTTGGGCCTGGCTTTGGCGTGTTACATGAGACGGGCTGAATTTTCACTCTACGTGTAG
- a CDS encoding arginine--tRNA ligase, whose translation MKDYLRAALQRILTSIPSVPADFVPELSVPANPDHGDLATNCAMKLARHLRRPPRMIAEEIVTAFMADEHDPFYVDSVSVAGGGFINFKCSNRYLYRELGSCLHQGVDFGRSDAGKDKHALVEFVSANPTGPLTVGHGRNAVLGDTLASLLEWVGYRVTREYYFNDAGRQMRVLGASLRSRYEEVVAEEDQPFADLPRAIKHRQSYESKQLEDTGDEPIIVADSFPEDGYLGAYITTIARELVQKHGIDLLDSENDDVFERAAKSAIFSEIRTTLEHLGVSMDNYFNEKSLYETGAVTSTLDALRASDMVYEQDGATWFKTSSLGKESDTVLVKRTGEPTYRLPDIAYHVDKMERGFDLLVNIFGADHIGTYPDILRGLDVLGFDSRRVKVIIYQFVTLIRGGEEVKMSTRKANFITLDELMDEVSPDVTRYFFVMRSAQKHLEFDIDLAREASDKNPVFYLQYAHARICSILRKAAGLNLAPDPDPSSLDLLIHESEIALIKGIIDFPRAVSNCAETCEPHRLATYLRGVAEAFTQFYHSCRILGEEEKIAMARMALAQATSITLRNGLSILGISAPEHM comes from the coding sequence ATGAAAGACTATCTCAGGGCAGCGCTTCAGCGCATATTGACATCCATTCCGTCTGTGCCGGCAGATTTTGTGCCGGAGCTGTCGGTCCCCGCAAACCCCGACCATGGAGATCTTGCCACAAACTGTGCGATGAAGCTTGCCCGGCATTTGCGTCGCCCGCCACGGATGATCGCGGAAGAGATCGTTACCGCGTTCATGGCAGATGAACATGATCCCTTCTACGTAGACTCGGTCTCGGTTGCAGGAGGCGGATTTATTAATTTCAAGTGCTCCAACCGGTACCTGTACCGTGAGCTTGGATCCTGCCTGCACCAGGGGGTTGATTTTGGACGTTCCGATGCGGGCAAGGACAAGCATGCACTGGTAGAGTTTGTCAGTGCAAACCCGACAGGACCATTGACGGTGGGACATGGCCGGAATGCCGTTCTAGGAGATACCCTTGCAAGCCTGTTGGAATGGGTTGGCTATCGCGTCACGCGCGAATACTACTTCAATGATGCTGGACGCCAAATGCGTGTCCTGGGTGCTTCACTACGAAGCCGATACGAGGAGGTGGTCGCTGAGGAAGACCAGCCGTTTGCAGACCTGCCCCGTGCCATCAAGCACCGGCAAAGCTATGAATCAAAACAACTGGAGGACACGGGCGACGAGCCCATCATCGTCGCGGACTCCTTCCCTGAAGACGGTTACCTTGGCGCCTACATTACGACGATTGCCCGCGAACTGGTACAGAAGCACGGAATTGACCTGTTGGACAGTGAGAACGACGATGTTTTTGAACGTGCCGCCAAGTCCGCCATCTTTTCTGAAATTCGTACCACACTTGAGCACCTCGGGGTCTCAATGGACAACTATTTCAACGAAAAAAGTCTCTATGAGACGGGGGCGGTGACCAGTACCCTAGACGCCCTGCGAGCAAGTGACATGGTTTATGAGCAGGATGGTGCGACATGGTTCAAGACCTCCAGTCTCGGGAAAGAATCGGATACAGTACTGGTGAAACGGACCGGTGAACCAACATATCGTTTGCCTGACATCGCTTATCACGTTGACAAGATGGAACGGGGATTCGATCTTCTGGTCAATATATTTGGAGCTGACCATATTGGTACGTATCCTGACATCCTGCGTGGCCTGGATGTGCTGGGATTTGACTCACGCCGTGTCAAGGTGATTATCTACCAGTTTGTGACCCTGATACGCGGCGGCGAGGAAGTAAAGATGAGTACTCGCAAGGCAAATTTTATTACGCTGGATGAGCTCATGGATGAAGTGTCGCCCGATGTGACGCGGTATTTCTTTGTCATGCGATCCGCCCAGAAACACCTGGAATTTGACATTGACTTGGCACGGGAAGCTAGTGATAAGAATCCTGTTTTCTATCTTCAGTATGCCCATGCACGAATTTGCTCCATCCTGAGGAAAGCAGCTGGCCTCAATCTTGCACCGGACCCCGACCCGTCCAGCCTGGATCTACTCATACATGAATCCGAAATCGCTTTGATCAAAGGGATCATTGACTTTCCGCGGGCAGTGTCCAATTGTGCCGAGACGTGCGAACCACATCGGCTCGCAACCTATCTGCGTGGTGTTGCAGAGGCATTTACCCAGTTTTATCACTCGTGCCGTATTCTTGGGGAGGAAGAAAAGATTGCAATGGCGCGCATGGCCCTTGCGCAGGCTACCAGTATTACACTCCGTAATGGACTCTCCATTCTGGGGATCAGCGCCCCCGAACACATGTAG